Within the Borrelia miyamotoi genome, the region AAGTCTAGAAAGCTCAGTATATTCAATTTCGCCTAATATCTCGTTTAGTTTTACCGTTTTATCAGATACTAAACTCTCAATAGTAGTTATTTCCTTTGCAAGGATAGTTTTAGAACTATTCTTTTCAAGCAAAAATTTCCTTAAGTCAACATTTTGCTCAAAAATAGGTTCAAGTTTTTCCTTTAATAAATTTAAAAGCTTATCTTCCTTAACTATATATTTAAGTAAATTTTCCCTAATCTCTTTAATATACTTTATACTTAAGGTATCTTCAAAAAACTTTAAAGAATTCAAAATGTTTTTCTTCAATAATTCAAATTCTTCTATGTTGCTATCCTTAGAAATGGATAAAATCAAATCAATAAGCTCAAAAAAACTTCTAGTGTATCTATTTATCTCATCAGTAAGATAAAAAAAATCTTTCTTCTTAACTTGAAGAGCATTATTCAAGTTCATCAACTCTTCATTTACACTGACTTTTACTGATTCAATTTGTGATTTATTGCCCATAAGTATATTTGCTAAATTCACTTTTCCTTTTCTATCATGTTCTAATTTCTGAATTTTAATTTCTACTCCAAGCAATTTAGTCTTTAAAGCTTCAATTTCTCTTTTAATTATCTCAATATTCTTAACAACATTTTTTTCTCTAAAAGAATAAAATTCCAATTTCTCTTTAATACTTTCAATAGAAAAGCTATTTAGAGATAAAATCCTATCTATATCTTTAATATCCAACTTGCTCTTAAGTTCATTCAACTCAAAATTAAGATTAAAAAGTTTTTTTAATCTTAATTTTTTTTCCAATTCTTCTAAATCTTTCTTTAATTTTTGATACTTACCCTTAAGCAAAAAATCACTTTTAATCTTCTCATATTTTTCATTCAACTCGCCTCTTAAAGTCCACAAAGAATTTAAATTTTCTCTGGACTTTTCCAATCTCTTATATGACTGTTCTTCTTCAACTTTAAGCAGATCTATTCCACTAGCCTCTTCTATCAAAGATTTCAAATTCATATTCTCATTTGAAGAAATTTTTTCAATCTTACCTTGATTAATAAACATATAAGGTGAATTCTTAAATCTCAGATTACTCATAAGAACCTTATAGCTTTTAATATCTAAAGCATCATTATTGAAAAAATATTCACTTGTGCCATCCTTATAAAGCCTTCTTCTGATGTAAAATTTATCCCTAAAATCACTGATAGATAAACCTTCATTGTTAAAAAAAAGAGTTACTTCAGCAAAATGAGACTCCCCAGATTTCGATGCAGAAATCAAATCTGTAATATTCTTAACTCTTAAAATACTCACATTATCCTCTCCTATACAAAAACGAATTGCATCTAATAAATTACTCTTCCCACAACCATTGGGCCCAACAATAAAATTCAAACTACCACTTAATTTTACTTCCTGCATTTTAATAAAAGACTTAAAACCTAAAAGACTTATTTTCTCTAAAAACAAAGTTATTCTCCAATTAAATTACAAACAAGATTAATCTATCAAGGATGACTTTATATTATAATCAATAGTTATGATTTGTGGAATTGATGAAGTTGGACGAGGTTGCATATTTGGACCTGTTCTAAGTGCAGCTGTCATTTTCAAAGGGAAACCAAATTTCTTAAATGAACTAGATGACTCAAAAAAGCTTAAGAAAGCAAAAAGAGAATACCTATCATCATTAATACTTGAAAACTCATATTACGCATTTGCAGAAGTTTCTAACGAAATCATTGATAAAATTAACATTCATCATGCCTCACTTCTTGCAATGCAAACTGCATATGAAAAGTTAAGCATAGAATGTAATTTAATACTTGTAGACGGAAAATTTATTCCAAAAATAAAAGCTAAAAAAATCCAAGCAATAATTAAAGGAGATTCCATAATTAATGAGATAAAAGCAGCATCAATTATTGCAAAAGTCAAAAGAGATAAATTGATGGATGAATACGATAAACTTTATCCCCTATATGCACTTAAAAAAAACAAAGGATATCCAACAAAAGAACATAAAGATGCTATAAAAAAATATGGAATCTTAAGCCTTCATAGAAAGAGTTTTCAACTCATTTAAATATAATTTTAATTATCTCTATCTCTAGGTTTTCCTGATAAAAGATCATTCCTGTCAAAATTAAGATTGTCGCCTTTAACATTTTCATTATGACGATCAAAATCATTATGATATTCTTTTCTTGAAACTGAATTTTGAGAAATTTTTTTCTTAATAACAGAAATTGCCCTTAATAAATTTGATTCAAACTCCTCAATATTTTCTTCATAAACAAAAACTGAATGTCTTTCAAAATCTCCATTCATATTCCTCTTACTCTCTACAATATTTAAAAAATAATCCCCTTTCCTATTTTCTTTAACATTAAAAAAATAAGTTCTATCAGAATTTGTAAATAATTTATCAGAATACACTTCCCCTCTTTCGCCCATTAAGTCCTCCACACAAAAAGCCTATGTTATATTATATCAACTCACACAAAAGAAAACATAATTATACTTGCTAAGTAAAAAATACTATCTAAAATTAATAATAAAATCAATTGACATAATAGTGTATTTTTTATAAAATCAACTTTGTCATTTACGCGTCCTTCGTATAATGGCTTATTACCTTAGCCTTCCAAGCTAATGATGTCGGTTCGATTCCGATAGGACGCTTTCTAGGTAATGTTTTTTTTAATAATTAAAATAATAATGGAGATGGCGGGAATTGAACCCGCGTCCTAAAAACAATATCACAAGCGTCTACAAGCTTAGCTAGTATTTATTTTAAGTAACAAGGCCTGGAAAAGCTAGCAAACCACCTAATTACTCTCAAGTTTAAAAGTCCCTGAAAGTTAACTTGAAATACTTTCAAGCAAGCTTTGATATTTTGAAAGAGTATAAACTGAACCTCAAAGCAAAATTCAACAAAACTCTCTGCTAACTTAAGCAGCCATTACAAGATTTGAACTTGTAAAGTTATTATTTTTTGCATTTATTAAAGAAGTTTTAAGAGATTCACTCTGCCTGCAACTTATGCTACTCAATTTTTAGTCAAATCCAAAACATCCCCCTCTAAATTATCATACTTTAATAAAAAAGTATAACACAAATATATCTAAAAAGGCAAAATAATCCAATTTGCAAAACAAAATTTAAAAGCTTATAATAATCATCATAATATAATAAATTACAAATGAAATAAGGAAGTTTTTTGAGCAACGAAATTTTATGGTGCACTTTGTTAATCTGTATCTATTCAATTTTAATCATAATATACAAGCTTTTTGGGCGAAAAGGATTATTCGCATGGGTAACATCATCTGTAATTATTGCAAACATTCAAGTTTTAAAGCAAATAACAATATTTGGATTTAATGCCACTCTTGGCAATATTATTTACGCATCATCATATGTTGCAACAGATATTTTATCAGAACTTTACGGTCGAGAAATCTCAAAAAAAGCAATATATATTGGATTCATTAGCTTCATATCTTTTGCATTCATTACCAATATTCAACTTTATTTTTCAACAAATAATTCGGATATATATCTAAAAAGCTTAGAGAGCATTTTCTCTTCAATTCCAATTTTATTGCTTGCATCAATTATCGCATACATAATGTCTCAACTAAATGATATATACTTATACGATCTTATTAAAAATAAATTCCCAAAATTCCTATTCATAAGAAGTAATGGTTCAACACTTGTAAGTGAGCTAATGGATACAATAATTTTTGTAAATATTGCAACATATTTCAATGTATTTCCACAAGAAGCTTATTTAGATATAGTAATTTCTACATACATCATTAAAGGACTTGCTGGAATTCTAGGAACTCCATTCATCTACATTGCAAAATATATATCCCAAAACAAAAAAATTTAGCATAACAAAAATATCTGCTTAACTATTATTTAGTAATCTATTATAATCAGAATATGATAGACATGGTTTTATGGATAACCCTAGTGATATTTGTATATTTACAATTAATATTATTATATTATCTATTTGAAAGGTCAGGACTTTTTTGTTTTAACATCATGATGACAATAATTTCAAACCTTATTATTTTAAAGAGAATATTAATATTTGAACAAAGAATTAGCCTATCAGGAACAACATTTCTCTCAATTCTTTGTTCATTAAACCTGCTTACAGAGAAATACAATGATAAATTAGCCATAAAATCTGCAACATTAAACATGCTCATGCATATAACTTTTGTAATAATGATGCACTTTACATTATATTTTCAACAAAATGAATTTGA harbors:
- a CDS encoding AAA family ATPase, whose product is MFLEKISLLGFKSFIKMQEVKLSGSLNFIVGPNGCGKSNLLDAIRFCIGEDNVSILRVKNITDLISASKSGESHFAEVTLFFNNEGLSISDFRDKFYIRRRLYKDGTSEYFFNNDALDIKSYKVLMSNLRFKNSPYMFINQGKIEKISSNENMNLKSLIEEASGIDLLKVEEEQSYKRLEKSRENLNSLWTLRGELNEKYEKIKSDFLLKGKYQKLKKDLEELEKKLRLKKLFNLNFELNELKSKLDIKDIDRILSLNSFSIESIKEKLEFYSFREKNVVKNIEIIKREIEALKTKLLGVEIKIQKLEHDRKGKVNLANILMGNKSQIESVKVSVNEELMNLNNALQVKKKDFFYLTDEINRYTRSFFELIDLILSISKDSNIEEFELLKKNILNSLKFFEDTLSIKYIKEIRENLLKYIVKEDKLLNLLKEKLEPIFEQNVDLRKFLLEKNSSKTILAKEITTIESLVSDKTVKLNEILGEIEYTELSRLKNEDEINLIDSNLKFLFETRDELKERLNSLGLKLDELSMERSDININLDKFLSEAKGSELVVNSEIHSLNLLDAFRNSSYYEYMKKQAEYDILFNASLDIEGDMKNFDLDNKHLVKFELVEDIAKIDSLQKEINMIEHNNYIFFNIEKEYNEIKEKVERIDLQIDDLNLTKESLNKLRKKIKGEIDKRFNDAFVAINNHFIYFFNRMFKGNGSLFYSKNSGEVEIKIDFKDKLTKGNKMLSGGEHSLISIAFLFALYYYSPASFCVLDEIDASLDFENSNRLSALLNELGQRVQLLVITHNMYVAQGSKNLIGITSESGESVVFDI
- a CDS encoding ribonuclease HII, with translation MICGIDEVGRGCIFGPVLSAAVIFKGKPNFLNELDDSKKLKKAKREYLSSLILENSYYAFAEVSNEIIDKINIHHASLLAMQTAYEKLSIECNLILVDGKFIPKIKAKKIQAIIKGDSIINEIKAASIIAKVKRDKLMDEYDKLYPLYALKKNKGYPTKEHKDAIKKYGILSLHRKSFQLI
- a CDS encoding DUF3276 family protein: MGERGEVYSDKLFTNSDRTYFFNVKENRKGDYFLNIVESKRNMNGDFERHSVFVYEENIEEFESNLLRAISVIKKKISQNSVSRKEYHNDFDRHNENVKGDNLNFDRNDLLSGKPRDRDN
- a CDS encoding queuosine precursor transporter translates to MSNEILWCTLLICIYSILIIIYKLFGRKGLFAWVTSSVIIANIQVLKQITIFGFNATLGNIIYASSYVATDILSELYGREISKKAIYIGFISFISFAFITNIQLYFSTNNSDIYLKSLESIFSSIPILLLASIIAYIMSQLNDIYLYDLIKNKFPKFLFIRSNGSTLVSELMDTIIFVNIATYFNVFPQEAYLDIVISTYIIKGLAGILGTPFIYIAKYISQNKKI